DNA from Leptospira bandrabouensis:
CTTCATCCAGAAGTGAAGCATTGGCAATTTCCATTCCTGTTAAATCAGTGATCATGGTTTGGAAGTTGATGAGTGCTTCCATACGACCTTGCGCAATTTCAGCTTGGTACGGAGTGTACGCCGTATACCAACCTGGGTTTTCCAAAATATTTCTTTGGATTACGGCAGGTGTGATACAAGAGTAATATCCAAGCCCCAAATAAGATCTGTAGATTTTGTTTTTTGAAACAATTTTCTTTAGTTCTCTTTGGAGAGCATATTCCCCAATCGGATTTGGTAAGTTGAGTTCCTTTTTTAAACGAATGTTTTCCGGAACCGCATCATTAATTAAATCATCCAAAGCCTTATAACCGATGGTGTTAAGCATCGAAGAAACTGTTTCTTCAGTCACACCGACATGGCGACGGAGGAAGGTATCACTTGGTTCTAATGTTTCTTCGTAAGGGGATTGGAGAGGTGATGATGGTTTTTGGGAACTCACTTTAGAATAACTCCTATTAATCTAATTTAGATACGTATTCTTTGTATTGTGCTGCGGATAAAAGATTTCCGAGTTCAGATGTTTGGATGTTTTTTAATTTTACCATCCAAGTATCAAATGGTTCCGCATTCACTGCTGCTGGATTGGAACCGAGACTTGCATTGGTTTCTAACACTTCGCCAGAAATGGGTGAATACAAATCTTCTGCGGCCTTTA
Protein-coding regions in this window:
- the gcvH gene encoding glycine cleavage system protein GcvH encodes the protein MADTQAKDGYYYTEKHEWVKVEGEVALIGITDFAQNALGDIVFIDLPKPGKQIKAKDSLGTIESVKAAEDLYSPISGEVLETNASLGSNPAAVNAEPFDTWMVKLKNIQTSELGNLLSAAQYKEYVSKLD